One genomic window of Etheostoma spectabile isolate EspeVRDwgs_2016 chromosome 5, UIUC_Espe_1.0, whole genome shotgun sequence includes the following:
- the LOC116690357 gene encoding 10 kDa heat shock protein, mitochondrial isoform X2, whose protein sequence is MAFRKFLPLFDRVLVERLVAETVTKGGIMLPEKAQGKVLQATVVAVGPGSVNQKGNVLPVSVKVGEKVLLPEYGGTKVSLDDKDYFLFRDGDILGKYVE, encoded by the exons ATG GCCTTCAGGAAATTCCTCCCCTTGTTCGACCGGGTGCTGGTGGAGCGCTTGGTCGCGGAGACGGTAACGAAGGGCGGCATCATGCTGCCAGAGAAGGCTCAAGGCAAAGTGCTGCAGGCCACGGTGGTGGCCGTAGGTCCCGGCTCTGTCAACCAG AAAGGGAACGTGCTGCCAGTCAGCGTGAAGGTTGGAGAGAAGGTCCTCCTACCCGAGTACGGTGGGACTAAAGTCAGCCTGGACGACAAG GACTATTTCCTGTTCCGGGATGGAGATATCCTCGGTAAATACGTGGAATGA
- the LOC116690357 gene encoding MOB-like protein phocein isoform X3, with amino-acid sequence MAFRKFLPLFDRVLVERLVAETVTKGGIMLPEKAQGKVLQATVVAVGPGSVNQDFYNWPDESFEEMDSTLAVQQYIQQNIRSDCSNIDKILEPPEGQDEGVWKYEHLRQFCLELNGLAVKLQSECHPDTCTQMTATEQWIFLCAAHKTPKECPAIDYTRHTLDGAACLLNSNKYFPSRVSIKESSVAKLGSVCRRIYRIFSHAYFHHRQIFDKYENETFLCHRFTRFVMKYNLMSKDNLIVPILEEEVQNTSSAGESEA; translated from the exons ATG GCCTTCAGGAAATTCCTCCCCTTGTTCGACCGGGTGCTGGTGGAGCGCTTGGTCGCGGAGACGGTAACGAAGGGCGGCATCATGCTGCCAGAGAAGGCTCAAGGCAAAGTGCTGCAGGCCACGGTGGTGGCCGTAGGTCCCGGCTCTGTCAACCAG GACTTCTACAACTGGCCGGATGAATCATTTGAGGAGATGGACAGCACCCTGGCTGTccaacag TATATTCAGCAGAACATTAGATCAGATTGCTCCAATATCGACAAAATCCTGGAGCCTCCGGAGGGTCAGGACGAGGGAGTGTGGAAGTATGAACACCTCAG GCAGTTCTGCCTGGAGCTCAACGGACTCGCCGTGAAACTGCAG AGTGAGTGCCACCCAGACACCTGCACCCAGATGACCGCCACGGAGCAGTGGATCTTTTTATGTGCCGCCCACAAGACCCCCAAAGAG TGCCCTGCCATCGATTACACCAGGCACACGCTGGACGGAGCTGCCTGTCTCCTCAATAGCAACAAATACTTTCCCAGCAG GGTGAGCATCAAGGAGTCGTCAGTGGCCAAACTCGGCTCCGTCTGTCGTCGCATCTATAGGATATTCTCTCACGCCTACTTCCATCACCGCCAGATATTTGATAAGTATGAG aaCGAAACGTTCCTCTGTCACCGGTTCACACGCTTCGTGATGAAGTACAACCTGATGTCCAAGGACAACCTGATCGTGCCCATTCTGGAGGAGGAGGTGCAGAACACCTCGTCAGCTGGGGAGAGCGAGGCCTAG
- the LOC116690357 gene encoding MOB-like protein phocein isoform X1 encodes MVMAEGTAVLRRNRPGTKAKDFYNWPDESFEEMDSTLAVQQYIQQNIRSDCSNIDKILEPPEGQDEGVWKYEHLRQFCLELNGLAVKLQSECHPDTCTQMTATEQWIFLCAAHKTPKECPAIDYTRHTLDGAACLLNSNKYFPSRVSIKESSVAKLGSVCRRIYRIFSHAYFHHRQIFDKYENETFLCHRFTRFVMKYNLMSKDNLIVPILEEEVQNTSSAGESEA; translated from the exons ATGGTCATGGCGGAGGGTACTGCAGTTCTCAGGAGGAATCGGCCTGGAACCAAGGCTAAG GACTTCTACAACTGGCCGGATGAATCATTTGAGGAGATGGACAGCACCCTGGCTGTccaacag TATATTCAGCAGAACATTAGATCAGATTGCTCCAATATCGACAAAATCCTGGAGCCTCCGGAGGGTCAGGACGAGGGAGTGTGGAAGTATGAACACCTCAG GCAGTTCTGCCTGGAGCTCAACGGACTCGCCGTGAAACTGCAG AGTGAGTGCCACCCAGACACCTGCACCCAGATGACCGCCACGGAGCAGTGGATCTTTTTATGTGCCGCCCACAAGACCCCCAAAGAG TGCCCTGCCATCGATTACACCAGGCACACGCTGGACGGAGCTGCCTGTCTCCTCAATAGCAACAAATACTTTCCCAGCAG GGTGAGCATCAAGGAGTCGTCAGTGGCCAAACTCGGCTCCGTCTGTCGTCGCATCTATAGGATATTCTCTCACGCCTACTTCCATCACCGCCAGATATTTGATAAGTATGAG aaCGAAACGTTCCTCTGTCACCGGTTCACACGCTTCGTGATGAAGTACAACCTGATGTCCAAGGACAACCTGATCGTGCCCATTCTGGAGGAGGAGGTGCAGAACACCTCGTCAGCTGGGGAGAGCGAGGCCTAG